In Micromonospora sp. NBC_01813, the following are encoded in one genomic region:
- a CDS encoding serine/threonine-protein kinase: MGGVATQHGQLLGDRYRLIERLGAGGTSVVWRGFDEVLDRQVAIKVLAPQYAPDQAFRHRIRVEAQAAARLCHPHITNVYDYGEAVQDAATLPYVVMELVDGESLANRLRREHILSWSAALVACAEVASALAAAHAVGVVHRDVTPANVMLTSTGAKVVDFGISALTGDSDVDPDGNLLGTPAYLAPERLNGGQVSPATDVYAVGLLLYRCLTGRLPWHAASVTQMLRAHLHAVPDPMPPVAGLPAEVVELTARCLAKRPADRPSSEEVAKTLAAAVGVAAGLSPSMMALPMQLGPDGDQPGPDQPGPAGGDPADRPSSGVFDVTCGLEITGLDLPIIPAAAPVPPRRRRLRTSWVQRRAEATAIGVGLMLLSALVWAGAGATPATDRARQAVAAPPQFGLAAQSGAPCQVDYAVHADTGRRFVAAATVTNTGPKDLTDWSLRFTLPGGQRLTMAKSAQWEQQGPDVRLRPAPDAVALAPGDATVLTITGSHDGVNKLPLAFQLDGQNCDVSVATVGGQPPASVTDRTAGGEST, from the coding sequence ATGGGTGGGGTGGCGACGCAGCACGGGCAACTGCTCGGCGACCGGTACCGGCTGATCGAACGGCTCGGTGCCGGCGGAACGTCGGTGGTGTGGCGCGGATTCGACGAGGTGCTCGACCGCCAGGTGGCGATCAAGGTACTCGCCCCGCAGTACGCCCCTGACCAGGCCTTCCGGCACCGAATCAGGGTCGAGGCGCAGGCCGCCGCCCGACTCTGCCACCCGCACATCACCAACGTCTACGACTACGGCGAAGCCGTCCAGGACGCCGCCACCCTGCCGTACGTGGTGATGGAACTCGTCGACGGCGAGTCACTGGCCAACCGGCTGCGCCGGGAACACATCCTGTCCTGGAGCGCAGCCCTGGTCGCCTGCGCCGAGGTCGCGTCGGCGCTGGCCGCCGCACACGCCGTCGGCGTCGTCCACCGCGACGTCACGCCGGCGAACGTGATGCTGACCAGCACCGGCGCCAAGGTCGTCGACTTCGGCATCTCCGCGCTGACCGGCGACAGCGACGTCGACCCGGACGGCAACCTGCTCGGTACCCCGGCGTACCTGGCGCCGGAACGTCTCAACGGCGGGCAGGTGTCGCCGGCCACCGACGTGTACGCGGTCGGGCTGCTGCTCTACCGCTGCCTCACCGGCCGGCTGCCCTGGCACGCCGCGAGCGTCACCCAGATGCTGCGCGCCCACCTGCACGCCGTACCCGACCCGATGCCGCCGGTCGCCGGTCTGCCCGCCGAGGTGGTCGAGCTGACCGCACGGTGTCTGGCGAAGCGACCCGCCGACCGGCCGAGCAGCGAGGAGGTCGCCAAGACGTTGGCGGCCGCCGTCGGGGTGGCCGCCGGACTGTCTCCGTCCATGATGGCGTTGCCGATGCAGTTGGGCCCCGACGGCGACCAACCAGGTCCGGACCAGCCCGGCCCGGCCGGGGGTGATCCGGCTGACCGACCGAGCTCCGGGGTCTTCGACGTCACCTGCGGGCTGGAGATCACCGGGCTTGATCTGCCGATCATCCCGGCGGCCGCACCGGTCCCGCCGCGCCGCCGCCGGCTGCGTACCTCCTGGGTGCAGCGCCGGGCCGAGGCCACGGCCATCGGCGTCGGCCTGATGCTGCTCAGCGCCCTCGTCTGGGCCGGTGCCGGTGCCACCCCGGCCACCGACCGGGCCCGCCAGGCGGTCGCCGCGCCGCCGCAGTTCGGGCTGGCCGCCCAGTCCGGCGCGCCCTGCCAGGTCGACTACGCGGTGCACGCCGACACCGGGCGACGGTTCGTCGCCGCCGCCACTGTCACCAACACCGGCCCGAAGGATCTGACGGACTGGTCGTTGCGGTTCACCCTCCCCGGCGGCCAGCGACTGACCATGGCGAAGTCGGCGCAGTGGGAACAACAGGGACCCGACGTACGGCTGCGCCCGGCACCGGACGCGGTGGCGCTGGCCCCGGGCGACGCGACGGTGCTGACGATCACCGGCAGCCACGACGGCGTCAACAAGCTGCCGTTGGCGTTCCAGCTCGACGGGCAAAACTGCGACGTGAGCGTGGCCACGGTCGGCGGCCAGCCGCCGGCGTCGGTGACCGACCGGACGGCCGGCGGAGAGAGCACCTGA
- a CDS encoding TrkH family potassium uptake protein translates to MRRPLRNPARIVPLAFLGAIAVGTVLMMLPASRQGPDPAPFVTALFTATSAVCVTGLAVTDTSTYWTPFGLVLITLLTQIGGFGIMSIATLLALLVSRRLGLRSRLTAQAETNSLGLSDIRQVLLRIAATMLAVEATATLLLAARLWLAYDYPPGRALWYGLFHAVQAFNNGGFALYPDGLIRFVSDWWICLPLIGAVVIGGLGFPTLFELVRQRGRPHRWSVHTQLTVWGTLTLIVIGFCAMLTFEWSNPRTLGALDLPGKLLAALFQDVMTRSGGFNSVDTGALNPETTAVSIGMMFIGGGSGSTAGGIKVTTFFLLAFVIWSELRGEPDVVIGRRRIAAASQRQALTVALVGVALVGAGTLALIGLADGIGIGAALYEVTSAFGTAGLSTGITGELPALAQVLLAVLMFIGRIGSVTLGSAIALNTRRRRFHYPEERPIVG, encoded by the coding sequence ATGCGCCGGCCGCTGCGAAACCCCGCCCGGATCGTGCCGCTCGCGTTCCTCGGGGCGATCGCCGTCGGCACCGTACTGATGATGCTGCCGGCCAGCCGGCAGGGACCCGACCCGGCGCCATTCGTCACCGCCCTGTTCACCGCCACCTCGGCGGTGTGCGTGACCGGGCTGGCCGTCACCGACACCTCGACCTACTGGACACCGTTCGGGCTGGTGCTCATCACGCTGCTCACCCAGATCGGCGGGTTCGGGATCATGTCGATCGCCACCCTGCTCGCGCTGCTCGTCTCCCGGCGGCTCGGCCTGCGCAGCCGGCTCACCGCGCAGGCGGAGACGAACAGCCTCGGCCTGTCCGACATCCGGCAGGTGCTGCTGCGCATCGCCGCGACGATGCTGGCCGTCGAGGCGACGGCCACCCTGCTGCTGGCCGCGCGGCTGTGGCTGGCCTACGACTACCCGCCGGGCCGGGCCCTCTGGTACGGACTGTTCCACGCCGTGCAGGCGTTCAACAACGGCGGCTTCGCGCTCTACCCCGACGGGCTGATCCGGTTCGTCAGCGACTGGTGGATCTGCCTGCCGCTGATCGGCGCGGTGGTGATCGGCGGACTCGGCTTCCCGACCCTGTTCGAGCTGGTCCGCCAGCGCGGCCGGCCGCACCGGTGGTCCGTGCACACCCAACTGACCGTCTGGGGCACGCTGACCCTGATCGTCATCGGCTTCTGCGCCATGTTGACGTTCGAATGGTCCAATCCCCGTACGCTCGGCGCGCTGGACCTGCCGGGCAAACTGCTGGCCGCGCTCTTCCAGGACGTGATGACCCGGTCCGGCGGTTTCAACTCCGTCGACACCGGAGCCCTCAACCCGGAGACCACCGCGGTCTCCATCGGCATGATGTTCATCGGTGGCGGCAGCGGCAGCACCGCCGGCGGGATCAAGGTGACCACGTTCTTCCTGCTCGCCTTCGTGATCTGGTCGGAGCTTCGCGGTGAGCCCGACGTGGTGATCGGCCGGCGGCGGATCGCGGCGGCGAGCCAACGTCAGGCGCTCACCGTCGCACTGGTCGGGGTGGCCCTGGTCGGTGCCGGCACCCTGGCGTTGATCGGGCTCGCCGACGGCATCGGCATCGGTGCGGCGCTGTACGAGGTGACGTCGGCGTTCGGCACCGCCGGCCTGTCCACCGGGATCACCGGTGAGTTGCCGGCGCTGGCACAGGTGCTGCTCGCCGTACTGATGTTCATCGGCCGCATCGGCAGCGTCACGTTGGGCTCGGCGATCGCGTTGAACACCAGACGCAGACGGTTCCACTACCCGGAGGAGCGACCCATCGTTGGCTGA
- a CDS encoding glycerophosphodiester phosphodiesterase: MLFAGTPLVIAHRGASGYRPEHTLEAYRLAIRQGADYIEPDLVPTADGVLVARHENEISGATDVAARPEFADRRATKIIDGATATGWFTEDFTLAELRTLRAVERLPQVRPTNTAFDGQFPVPTLQEIIDLARAESQRLGRTIGIYPETKHPSYFQSIGLPLEEPLVATLRDNNLTDRSDAVFIQSFETANLRKLNEMTDVRLVQLLGSIGRPYDFTVAGDPRTYADLATPDGLKWIAGYADAIGPNKDLIVPRDASGALGPPTTLIRDAHRVRLVVHAWTFRAENQFLPVDHRIGTDPTARGDLTAEYELFFGLGLDGLFADHPDTAVAARAAQP; the protein is encoded by the coding sequence ATGCTGTTCGCTGGCACCCCGCTGGTCATCGCACACCGTGGCGCCAGCGGATACCGACCGGAGCACACCCTGGAGGCGTACCGGCTGGCCATCCGCCAGGGCGCCGACTACATCGAGCCCGACCTGGTGCCGACCGCAGACGGCGTACTGGTTGCCCGGCACGAGAACGAGATCTCCGGCGCCACCGACGTGGCCGCCCGCCCCGAGTTCGCCGACCGGCGGGCAACCAAGATCATCGACGGGGCCACCGCCACCGGCTGGTTCACCGAGGACTTCACCCTCGCCGAGCTGCGTACCCTGCGGGCCGTCGAACGGCTGCCGCAGGTGCGGCCGACCAACACCGCCTTCGACGGGCAGTTCCCGGTGCCGACCCTGCAGGAGATCATCGACCTGGCCCGCGCGGAGAGCCAGCGGCTGGGACGCACCATCGGCATCTACCCGGAGACCAAACACCCCAGCTACTTCCAGTCGATCGGGCTGCCGCTGGAGGAACCGCTCGTCGCCACCCTGCGGGACAACAACCTGACCGACCGCTCCGACGCGGTCTTCATCCAGTCGTTCGAGACCGCCAACCTGCGCAAACTCAACGAGATGACCGACGTACGGTTGGTGCAGCTGCTGGGCTCCATCGGCCGGCCGTACGACTTCACCGTCGCCGGCGACCCGCGTACCTATGCCGACCTGGCCACCCCGGACGGCCTGAAGTGGATCGCCGGGTACGCCGACGCCATCGGCCCCAACAAGGACCTGATCGTGCCGCGCGACGCCAGCGGAGCCCTAGGCCCGCCGACCACGTTGATCCGCGACGCCCACCGGGTACGGCTGGTCGTGCACGCCTGGACGTTCCGGGCGGAGAACCAGTTCCTGCCGGTCGACCACCGCATCGGCACCGACCCGACCGCCCGCGGCGACCTCACCGCCGAGTACGAACTCTTCTTCGGCCTCGGGCTGGACGGCCTCTTCGCCGACCACCCGGACACCGCCGTGGCCGCCCGCGCCGCCCAGCCGTGA
- a CDS encoding potassium channel family protein has protein sequence MADRNGSRSTRTVVVIGLGRFGGQVAESMLRLGFEVLGVDENDAVVQQWADRLTYVVQADSTDTEALRQLGMGDFPRVVVGIGSNVEASVLTVLSLAEIGVADVWAKAVSGKHGKILRSVGASNVIYPEAAMGDRVAHLITSRMLDFIEFDDGFSIAETRLPADTVGRRLADAGIRSRYGVTVIGVKMPGERFSYADGETELRDGALLIVSGTTEQVQRFAAAT, from the coding sequence TTGGCTGACCGCAACGGCAGCAGGTCGACCAGGACGGTCGTCGTCATCGGGCTCGGCCGGTTCGGCGGCCAGGTCGCCGAATCGATGCTGCGGCTGGGCTTCGAGGTGCTCGGCGTGGATGAGAACGACGCGGTGGTCCAGCAGTGGGCCGACCGCCTGACCTACGTCGTGCAGGCCGACTCGACCGACACCGAGGCGCTGCGCCAACTCGGGATGGGCGACTTCCCCCGGGTCGTCGTCGGCATCGGCTCGAACGTCGAGGCCAGTGTGCTCACTGTGCTCAGTCTCGCCGAGATCGGTGTCGCCGATGTGTGGGCCAAGGCTGTCTCCGGCAAGCACGGCAAGATCCTGCGCTCGGTCGGCGCCAGCAACGTGATCTACCCGGAGGCGGCAATGGGTGACCGGGTGGCCCACCTGATCACCAGCAGGATGCTGGACTTCATCGAGTTCGACGACGGCTTCTCGATCGCGGAGACCCGGCTGCCGGCCGACACGGTGGGGCGACGACTCGCCGACGCCGGCATCCGCTCCCGGTACGGGGTGACCGTGATCGGGGTGAAGATGCCCGGAGAGCGGTTCAGCTACGCCGACGGCGAGACCGAGCTACGTGACGGTGCGCTGCTAATCGTCTCCGGCACCACCGAGCAGGTGCAGCGGTTCGCCGCCGCGACCTGA
- a CDS encoding DUF2218 domain-containing protein, whose protein sequence is MPRSEAIVRTPHALHHLTQLGEHFATAVAVKTTANQALVDFTFGTCRLDATDDQLTLHADGLDDICLARIEYLVGEHLERLGARESLTTDWQPVTDSDPAQA, encoded by the coding sequence GTGCCACGATCCGAGGCCATTGTCCGGACCCCACACGCGCTGCACCACCTGACGCAGCTCGGTGAGCACTTCGCCACCGCCGTCGCGGTGAAGACGACCGCCAACCAGGCGCTGGTCGACTTCACCTTCGGCACCTGCCGGCTCGACGCCACCGACGACCAGTTGACGTTGCACGCCGACGGCCTCGACGACATCTGCCTGGCCCGGATCGAATACCTCGTCGGAGAACACCTGGAACGGCTCGGCGCCCGGGAGAGCCTGACCACGGACTGGCAGCCGGTCACCGACAGCGACCCGGCGCAGGCCTGA
- a CDS encoding inositol monophosphatase family protein has protein sequence MIDEVGELLREAAARTVLPWFNQLSAEHIAEKAPGDLVTIADQQTEEFVAAGLRRLLPGSVVVGEEAVSVDEELLRRLRDAGRVWLVDPIDGTANFAAGRRPFVMMVALLDAGAPVASWIFDPIAGSLAVAERGAGCAVDGVRLTDGESPPLGKLRGALALRYLPDELRARVLAGVDELGMVLPGQHCAGREHWDIATGEQDFALFWRTLPWDHVPGTLLVREAGGVARRLDGSPYDYTDDRSGLLVARTEAAWQELREALLPAD, from the coding sequence ATGATCGACGAAGTGGGTGAGCTGCTGCGGGAAGCGGCGGCGCGCACGGTGCTGCCCTGGTTCAACCAGCTTTCCGCCGAGCACATCGCCGAGAAGGCCCCGGGTGACCTGGTCACCATCGCGGACCAGCAGACGGAGGAGTTCGTCGCGGCCGGGCTGCGCCGGCTGCTGCCGGGTTCGGTGGTGGTCGGCGAGGAGGCGGTGTCGGTCGACGAGGAACTGCTGCGTCGGCTGCGCGACGCCGGCCGGGTCTGGCTGGTCGACCCGATCGACGGTACGGCGAACTTCGCCGCCGGTCGCCGGCCGTTCGTGATGATGGTCGCGTTGTTGGACGCCGGGGCGCCGGTCGCGAGTTGGATCTTCGATCCGATCGCCGGGTCGTTGGCGGTGGCCGAGCGTGGTGCCGGCTGTGCCGTGGACGGGGTGCGCCTTACCGACGGGGAGTCGCCGCCGCTGGGCAAGCTGCGCGGGGCTCTCGCGCTGCGGTATCTGCCGGACGAGCTGCGGGCCCGGGTGCTGGCCGGCGTGGACGAGCTCGGCATGGTGCTGCCCGGGCAGCACTGCGCGGGCCGGGAGCACTGGGACATCGCCACCGGTGAGCAGGACTTCGCGTTGTTCTGGCGGACGCTGCCGTGGGATCACGTGCCGGGCACCCTGCTGGTGCGGGAGGCGGGTGGGGTGGCGCGGCGGCTCGACGGCAGCCCGTACGACTACACCGACGACCGGTCGGGGCTGCTGGTGGCGCGGACCGAGGCGGCCTGGCAGGAGCTGCGCGAGGCGTTGCTGCCGGCCGACTGA
- a CDS encoding coiled-coil domain-containing protein, with translation MTSIVALVTAIALLFGGSSPAAAQNAPDEGDSKSLRDVLEAASKGHIEAKAKLDNSKKRQGELTAQFDSVQARLTSLTAEVGVMAAESYRLGRLTSVTLLLNSASPENMLERAAGLEVMAQREGRNLQALAEAHEQAARAKAAIDNEVREQEKQVTIMARKKQDAQRALAAVSAGPSGGVVSANSAAANPAPRNSDGSWPSESCNVDDPTTSGCITPRTLHAMNQAKAAGFTKFVSCFRNGGSGEHPKGRACDFSAEAGGFKDRAATGDDRTYGNNLAGYYVNNADRLGVLYVIWFRQIWMPGVGWSSYNGGGSAAGDHTNHVHLSML, from the coding sequence GTGACGTCGATCGTTGCGCTGGTTACCGCGATCGCGTTGCTCTTCGGCGGGTCGAGCCCCGCCGCCGCACAGAACGCACCCGACGAAGGTGACAGCAAGAGCCTGCGTGACGTGCTGGAGGCCGCCTCCAAGGGGCACATCGAGGCCAAGGCCAAGCTGGACAACTCCAAGAAGCGCCAAGGCGAGCTGACCGCCCAGTTCGACAGCGTGCAGGCCCGACTCACCTCACTCACCGCCGAGGTCGGCGTCATGGCGGCCGAGTCGTACCGGCTGGGTCGATTGACCTCGGTCACCCTGCTGCTCAACAGCGCGTCCCCGGAGAACATGCTGGAACGCGCCGCCGGGCTGGAGGTCATGGCCCAACGCGAAGGCCGCAACCTGCAGGCCCTCGCCGAGGCCCACGAACAGGCCGCCCGCGCCAAGGCCGCGATCGACAACGAGGTCCGGGAGCAGGAAAAGCAGGTCACCATCATGGCCCGCAAGAAGCAGGACGCCCAACGCGCGCTGGCCGCCGTCAGCGCCGGACCCAGCGGCGGTGTCGTCAGCGCCAACTCGGCGGCGGCCAACCCGGCACCCCGCAACTCCGACGGTTCCTGGCCGTCCGAGTCGTGCAACGTCGACGATCCCACCACCTCGGGCTGCATCACCCCGCGCACCCTGCACGCGATGAACCAGGCGAAGGCCGCCGGCTTCACCAAGTTCGTCTCCTGCTTCCGAAACGGCGGCAGTGGCGAGCATCCGAAGGGCCGGGCCTGCGACTTCTCCGCCGAAGCCGGCGGGTTCAAGGACCGCGCCGCCACCGGCGACGACCGGACGTACGGCAACAACCTGGCCGGCTACTACGTCAACAACGCGGACCGGCTCGGCGTGCTCTACGTCATCTGGTTCCGGCAGATCTGGATGCCCGGCGTCGGTTGGAGCTCCTACAACGGTGGCGGTAGCGCCGCCGGGGACCACACCAACCACGTGCACCTGTCGATGCTGTAA
- a CDS encoding DEAD/DEAH box helicase — MTADRVETRRRAEEVLHRLAGPHTTLRDDQWRAIEALVVDRRRVLCVQRTGWGKSAVYFIATALLRAGTTGEDPAGGAPAGPTVIVSPLLALMRNQVAAAERAGIRARTINSANLDEWDTISTEIRAGTVDVLLVSPERLNNPDFRDNVLPSLAATTGLLVIDEAHCVSDWGHDFRPDYRRIRTFLRELRAGTPVLATTATANTRVTDDVAEQLDGTAGGRADSTAASDGTAGGTLADTLVLRGPLDRQSLRLAVLDLPGAAHRLGWLADHLDALPGSGIVYTLTVAAATETAEFLRSRGYAVAAYSGQSDDAQRRAAEQDLLDNKIKALVATSALGMGFDKPDLGFVVHLGSPPSPIAYYQQVGRAGRALDGDRFADVVLLPGPEDQAIWRYFASLAFPREEQVRSVLAALDDAGRPLSTQALEPIVDLRRTRLELMLKVLDVDGAVRRVRGGWVATGQPWHYDAARLERVAQARSAEQQIMREYAVPPAEVVPGRPSCRMEFLRGCLDDPQAAPCGRCDRCAGAWLSEQVSPDALRAAEAFLGRAGVEIAPKKLWPTGLEAVGVPLRGKISPDQQASPGRAVGRLSDLGWGSRLRDLLGPGRPDTELPADVAGAVIDVLRDWARGAQPWPARPVGVVGIVSRTRPELVASTARRIAEVGRLPLLGFVEPTWAQAPPVVGRGNSAQRVRVVHDAFGTPPELAAALSGLTGPVLLVDDLVDSGWTLTLVARLLRQSGAPAVLPFALAVTS; from the coding sequence ATGACAGCGGACCGGGTCGAGACGCGTCGCCGGGCCGAGGAGGTGCTGCACCGCCTTGCCGGGCCGCACACGACGCTGCGCGACGACCAGTGGCGGGCCATCGAGGCGCTGGTCGTCGACCGTCGTCGGGTGCTCTGCGTACAGCGCACCGGGTGGGGCAAGTCGGCGGTCTACTTCATCGCCACCGCCCTGCTGCGTGCCGGGACCACCGGGGAAGACCCTGCCGGCGGCGCCCCGGCCGGGCCCACGGTGATCGTCTCGCCGCTGCTGGCGTTGATGCGCAACCAGGTCGCGGCGGCCGAGCGGGCCGGCATCCGGGCCCGGACGATCAACTCCGCGAACCTCGACGAGTGGGACACGATCAGTACGGAGATCCGCGCCGGCACGGTCGACGTGCTGCTGGTCAGCCCGGAGCGGCTCAACAACCCCGACTTCCGGGACAACGTGCTGCCCAGCCTGGCCGCCACCACCGGGCTGCTGGTCATCGACGAGGCGCACTGCGTGTCGGACTGGGGGCACGACTTCCGCCCGGACTACCGGCGGATCCGGACCTTCCTGCGGGAGCTGCGGGCCGGAACCCCGGTGCTGGCAACCACGGCCACCGCCAACACCCGGGTCACCGACGACGTCGCCGAGCAACTCGACGGCACCGCAGGTGGCCGAGCCGACAGCACGGCGGCCAGCGACGGCACGGCCGGTGGGACGCTCGCGGACACGCTGGTGCTGCGCGGCCCGCTGGACCGCCAGTCGCTGCGCCTGGCCGTACTCGACCTGCCGGGCGCGGCACACCGGCTCGGCTGGCTCGCCGACCACCTGGACGCGCTGCCCGGCTCCGGCATCGTCTACACGCTGACCGTCGCGGCGGCGACCGAGACGGCGGAGTTCCTGCGGTCGCGGGGCTACGCCGTCGCCGCGTACAGCGGCCAGTCCGACGACGCACAGCGCCGCGCCGCCGAACAGGACCTGCTCGACAACAAGATCAAAGCTCTGGTGGCGACCTCGGCGCTCGGCATGGGCTTCGACAAGCCCGATCTCGGCTTCGTCGTGCATCTCGGCTCGCCGCCGTCGCCGATCGCCTACTACCAGCAGGTGGGCCGGGCCGGCCGGGCGCTCGACGGCGACCGGTTCGCCGACGTGGTGCTGCTGCCGGGGCCGGAGGACCAGGCGATCTGGCGATACTTCGCCTCCCTGGCGTTCCCCCGCGAGGAGCAGGTGCGTTCGGTGCTCGCCGCGCTCGACGACGCCGGCCGGCCGCTGTCCACCCAGGCCCTCGAACCGATCGTCGACCTGCGCCGGACCCGGCTGGAACTGATGCTCAAGGTGCTCGACGTGGACGGGGCGGTCCGCCGGGTACGCGGCGGCTGGGTCGCCACCGGGCAGCCGTGGCACTACGACGCCGCCCGGCTGGAACGGGTCGCCCAGGCCCGCTCCGCCGAGCAGCAGATCATGCGCGAGTACGCCGTACCGCCGGCCGAGGTGGTGCCGGGGCGGCCGAGCTGCCGGATGGAGTTCCTGCGCGGCTGCCTCGACGACCCACAGGCGGCACCCTGTGGGCGCTGTGACCGCTGCGCCGGCGCGTGGCTGTCCGAGCAGGTGAGCCCGGACGCGTTGCGTGCCGCCGAAGCCTTCCTGGGCCGGGCCGGGGTCGAGATCGCCCCGAAGAAGCTCTGGCCGACCGGGCTGGAGGCCGTCGGGGTCCCGCTGCGCGGCAAGATCAGCCCGGATCAGCAGGCGTCGCCGGGGCGGGCGGTCGGCCGGTTGTCCGACCTGGGCTGGGGTTCCCGGTTGCGGGATCTGCTCGGGCCGGGCCGGCCGGACACCGAGTTGCCGGCCGACGTGGCAGGTGCGGTGATCGACGTGCTGCGCGACTGGGCGCGGGGTGCCCAGCCGTGGCCGGCCCGCCCGGTCGGGGTGGTCGGGATCGTCTCCCGGACCCGTCCGGAGCTGGTCGCCAGCACCGCCCGGCGGATCGCCGAGGTGGGGCGGCTACCGCTGCTCGGTTTCGTCGAGCCGACCTGGGCGCAGGCGCCGCCGGTGGTCGGCCGGGGCAACAGCGCGCAGCGGGTCCGGGTCGTGCACGACGCTTTCGGTACGCCGCCGGAGCTGGCCGCCGCGTTGTCCGGGCTGACCGGTCCGGTGCTGCTCGTCGACGACCTGGTCGACTCCGGCTGGACGCTGACCCTGGTGGCCCGGCTGCTGCGGCAGTCCGGTGCCCCGGCGGTGCTGCCGTTCGCACTGGCCGTCACGAGCTGA
- a CDS encoding fused MFS/spermidine synthase, with amino-acid sequence MESPPPDLTEVPTAPLRPGLAAALVFISSGAVLVLEIVALRLVGPYVGVTLQTNSAVIGVALAAIAYGTWIGGRIADRRDPRPLLPAALVLAAITTAITLPLVRYAGELLRGSAVVGILLLTMVAVVLPAALLSAVTPLVIKLQLGDLRRTGEVVGKLSSIGTLGAITATLGTGFFLVATLPSSVILVGLAVLLGLCGIVLGVHLHRTRPKDPVGDAPAGGRLSAGTRAVIAVVGLIVAGLAVVAPNPCDVETEYHCATVQADPDRDGGRLLLLNSARHSYVDLADPTHLEFAYTKWLGAAADVAKPPGEPLDALHIGGGGFTMPRYLGATRPGTSSTVFEIDGGLVDLGVRELDVQLGPDLSAVVGDARVLVTDLPTDSVDLVIGDAFGHLVVPWHLATREMVAEIRRVTRPDGIYLQNVIDYPPLRFVQAQLATVAAEFPEVALVTRPGALTLATGSNFVILAAARPLPLDEVKARLTTTVGADFILLSGADLSAFIADAQPLTDDYAPVDQLLVAP; translated from the coding sequence ATGGAATCGCCACCACCGGACCTCACCGAAGTGCCGACCGCGCCACTGCGCCCCGGCCTGGCCGCCGCGCTGGTCTTCATCTCCAGCGGCGCGGTTCTCGTGCTGGAGATCGTCGCGTTGCGACTGGTCGGACCGTACGTCGGGGTCACCCTGCAGACCAACAGCGCGGTGATCGGGGTCGCCCTGGCGGCGATCGCCTACGGCACCTGGATCGGCGGCCGGATCGCCGACCGGCGGGATCCGCGCCCGCTGCTGCCGGCCGCGCTCGTCCTTGCCGCGATCACCACCGCGATCACCCTGCCGTTGGTGCGCTACGCCGGTGAGCTGCTGCGCGGCAGCGCGGTGGTCGGCATCCTGCTGCTGACCATGGTCGCCGTCGTGTTGCCGGCGGCGCTGCTGTCGGCGGTCACCCCGCTGGTGATCAAGCTGCAACTCGGCGACCTGCGTCGGACCGGCGAGGTGGTCGGCAAGCTGTCGAGCATCGGTACGCTCGGCGCGATCACCGCCACCCTCGGCACCGGATTCTTCCTGGTCGCCACCCTGCCCAGCAGTGTGATCCTGGTCGGCTTGGCGGTGCTGCTCGGCCTCTGCGGCATCGTCCTCGGCGTACATCTGCACCGCACCCGGCCGAAAGACCCGGTGGGTGACGCCCCGGCCGGTGGCCGGCTGTCGGCCGGGACGCGGGCGGTGATCGCCGTGGTCGGCCTGATCGTCGCCGGCCTCGCCGTCGTCGCGCCGAACCCGTGCGACGTGGAGACCGAGTACCACTGCGCCACCGTGCAGGCCGATCCGGACCGCGACGGCGGCCGGCTGCTGCTGCTCAACTCGGCCCGGCATTCGTACGTGGACCTCGCCGACCCGACCCACCTGGAGTTCGCCTACACCAAGTGGCTCGGGGCGGCCGCCGACGTGGCCAAGCCGCCCGGTGAGCCGCTGGACGCGCTGCACATCGGCGGCGGCGGATTCACCATGCCCCGCTACCTGGGCGCCACCCGACCCGGCACCAGCAGCACGGTGTTCGAGATCGACGGTGGGCTGGTCGACCTGGGGGTGCGGGAGCTCGACGTACAGCTCGGGCCGGATCTTTCGGCGGTGGTCGGGGACGCCCGGGTGCTCGTCACCGACCTGCCCACCGACAGCGTCGACCTGGTGATCGGGGACGCGTTCGGGCACCTGGTGGTGCCGTGGCACCTGGCCACCCGGGAGATGGTCGCGGAGATCCGCCGGGTGACCCGGCCGGATGGGATCTACCTGCAGAACGTGATCGACTATCCGCCGTTGCGGTTCGTCCAGGCGCAGCTGGCCACGGTCGCCGCCGAGTTCCCCGAGGTGGCACTGGTCACCCGGCCGGGCGCGTTGACGCTGGCCACCGGGAGCAACTTCGTGATCCTCGCGGCAGCGCGTCCGCTGCCGCTCGACGAGGTCAAGGCCAGGTTGACGACGACGGTCGGGGCCGATTTCATCCTGCTCTCCGGGGCCGATTTATCCGCTTTCATCGCCGACGCCCAGCCCCTCACGGACGACTACGCCCCAGTCGACCAGCTGCTGGTCGCCCCCTGA